The following are from one region of the Silene latifolia isolate original U9 population chromosome 9, ASM4854445v1, whole genome shotgun sequence genome:
- the LOC141600688 gene encoding uncharacterized protein LOC141600688, with amino-acid sequence MNPSNINYTNNYHPSQDPSQMQPPHSLSYNYHSSSPNYTYSQPIRPIEVEVDTGNVTTPTSKTSRSIHWPKAEDEALISSFMRVSEDPIVGTDQAKEALWKKVKLFYDEAQEARPGDLQKRTRAMLDGRFRRISTQVMKWSGCMELATRRKRSGMNEDDVIAEARELYKPGKFALEHAWNILKQYEKWKIAISPYANVSYENTPIGDDGNDGSNSSGKRVRLEDEEYSTPISLDGETMGTKRPEGVKVAKRNRGKKKVDGSTSGVDSNNQAEVNKMKEMWNETTAREHDIQQRKLKVDEAKIILHRERMEFDQRREARMKKENDFNTLQQLLRQTNLPPELEDYKQQLLQSFKSH; translated from the coding sequence ATGAATCCTTCTAATATTAATTATACTAATAATTATCATCCTTCTCAAGATCCTTCTCAAATGCAACCACCTCATTCATTGTCATATAATTATCATAGTTCTAGTCCTAATTATACTTATTCTCAACCAATTAGGCCTATTGAAGTGGAAGTTGATACGGGGAATGTAACAACACCCACTTCGAAAACAAGTAGATCTATTCACTGGCCGAAAGCAGAAGATGAAGCCCTAATTTCGTCATTCATGAGGGTTTCAGAAGACCCCATAGTTGGCACGGACCAAGCAAAGGAAGCACTTTGGAAAAAGGTTAAGTTGTTCTACGATGAGGCCCAAGAAGCCAGACCCGGTGACTTGCAGAAACGAACTCGTGCTATGCTTGATGGCCGATTTCGAAGAATCTCAACCCAGGTCATGAAATGGAGTGGATGCATGGAATTAGCCACCCGGAGGAAGAGGAGTGGGATGAATGAAGACGATGTTATTGCTGAGGCTAGAGAATTATACAAACCAGGTAAATTCGCTTTGGAGCATGCCTGGAACATACTGAAACAGTATGAAAAATGGAAAATAGCAATTTCTCCATACGCTAATGTGAGTTATGAGAATACTCCAATTGGAGATGATGGTAACGATGGAAGTAATAGTAGCGGGAAAAGAGTACGCCTTGAGGATGAAGAGTACTCTACACCCATCTCTCTTGATGGAGAAACTATGGGTACTAAACGACCTGAAGGTGTCAAAGTTGCGAAGAGAAATAGAGGGAAGAAGAAGGTTGATGGTAGTACTTCTGGAGTTGATTCTAATAATCAAGCCGAAGTTAATAAGATGAAAGAAATGTGGAATGAAACAACCGCCCGGGAGCATGACATTCAACAACGTAAACTGAAGGTTGACGAAGCGAAGATTATCTTACATCGAGAAAGGATGGAGTTTGATCAACGAAGAGAAGCAAGAATGAAAAAGGAAAACGATTTTAATACGCTTCAACAATTACTTAGGCAAACCAATTTGCCTCCCGAACTTGAAGATTATAAGCAACAGTTGCTACAATCATTTAAGAGTCATTAA